CGCTCGCGATCAGGTAGAGCACCGCGGCCGCAGCCACCCCGCCGAGCACCTGCGCGACGATGTATGGGACGAGGTCCCTGGCCGGGAACCGTCCGCCCGCCCAGAGCCCGATCGAGACGGCGGGGTTGAAGTGGGCGCCCGAGATGTGGCCGACCGCGAACGCCATCGTGAGCACCGTCAAGCCGAACGCGAGCGCGACCCCGTGGAACCCGATGCCGAGGCCTGGCACGGCCGCGGCGAGCACCGCGCTCCCGCAGCCGCCGAGCACCAGCCAGAATGTGCCGAAGAACTCCGCGCCCGCCCTCCTGGACATGTCCATTGGCTCTCCTCCTGTCCCTCGTGGGTTGTCGAGAACATTTCGCAAAGTGGTGGAAGGATAGCTCAGATTCGGGCATTTTGAAAGGGGGCTGGCGGAGATCGCGTGGGGGGACAGGGACCCATTTCGTCCCCGTTCCCGTCCCCGGTTCAGCGCCCGTTCCTGTCCCGGCGACTCGTCACGCCGTCGTCCGCAGGACGAAGCCGGAAGCCAACGGCGAAGCCGGATGAGTGCTCGCTGGCGAGCCCGTCGCGGTTCGAGCCGCGATCGCGCCGGCGCCGGCGACACCTGGAGTCACCGCAACGTGACGGCGGCGCAACCGTCGCTCTTGTCAGCAACCACCATCCTCGAATTCCGTCGGTTCCGTATCGTAAATTATCGTATCAAAAAGCTTAACAGACGCGTTACAGAACGGTAACGGGCCCGGGTCAATGCCGGTTCTTGATCGGCAGGCATCGATGGAAGTCGAACTGCGACAGTGACTTGAGCATCCGGCCCCCGGCCGCCTCCGTGGCACACCGGTTGCACTCCCCGCAGCGGTTCCGGTGCGCATGGCCGGGGGAGGACGCATGGACCGCGCCATCAGCAAGCTGTGGACGACCGAGGACTACTGGGCGGTCTGGCTCGGTCTCGGGGTGGTCCTGCTCGCACTCGCCGCCTACTGGGCCGGAGGCTCCATCAGGGGATGGGCGGTGACCCCCGGCAGCTGGTCCGCGGTGTCGCAGCTGGGCGGCGACCTCGCCCGGCACTGGGGCGGCTACCTGGCGGTGTTCGCGCTCTTCGGCATCGTCTTCGCGGTGTCGATGGCGATCATGGGCCGCAGCGTCGGCGAGTTCGTGCGGGGCTTCGTGCTGCTGTTCGCCGGCTCGCTCGCGGTGTCCTACCTCGCCGGGTGGTCGGTCATGAAGAAGGCCGACCTCGGCGCGCCGCTGCTCGCGCTCCTCATCGGGCTCCTGATCGGCAACCTGGTGCGTTTGCCGGCCTGGTTCGAGACCTGCCTGCGCACCGAGTACTACATCAAGACCGGCATCGTTCTGCTCGGCGCCACCCTGCCCCTGACCCTGATCTTCACCGCCGGCCCGATCGCCTTCCTCCAGGCGACGATCGTGTCGGTCTGCACCTGGCTGACCATCTACCTGGCCGCGACGAGGTTCTTCGGCCTGGAGCCGCAGTTCGGGGCGGTGCTCGGCGCCGGCGGCGCCGTGTGCGGAGTCTCGGCCTCGATCGCCGTCGGCGGTGCGGTCAAGGCGAAGAAGGACCACATCGCCATCGGCATCGCGGTGGTCTCGGTGTGGGCGATCGTCATGATCCTGGTGCTGAGCGTCGTGGTCAAGCTGATGGTCCCCGCGCCGATCTCGCCGGGCGAGGCCGGGGCCTGGGTCGGGACATCGGAGTTCGCCGACGCGGCCGGCTTCGCGGTGGTGGCCGAGCTGTCGGCGGTGATCGAGTCCGGGAGCCTCGGCGCAGCCGACGGCACGCCGCTCGACGCGGATGATCCGATCAACACCTTCACCCTGATGAAGGTAATCGGGCGCGACATGTGGATCGGCATCTGGTGCCTGATCCTGTCCGTGGTGTCGGTGATGTTCTGGGAGAAGGGGGAGGGCGCCGGGCGCGCGGTCGGTGTCGGTGTCGTCTGGGAGCGCTTCCCCAAGTTCGTGCTCGGCTTCTTCGCGGCCTCGATCCTGATGACCGCGGTCTCCGCGAGAGTCCCCGCCGATCACGTCGGCCGGGCCCAGTTCGCCGGGACCTTCAGGAGCGGGGCCGAGAAGATCGTCTACGACGCCGACTTCACCGGCTACCTGGTGCCGCCGGCGCTGGCCGCCAAGGTTTCGGTCGACGCCGCGGCCCGGGAGCTCCGGTTCGAGGGGGGCGGCGCGCCGATGACGCTGCGCGAGTACGAGCTGCTGCGGGACGCGATTGCCGCCGGCGACCCGGACCGCAGGGACAAGATCGGCGCCCTCAAGGAGCTGCGCCGCCGGTCGGACTGGTTCGAGGGGGTGCTCGGACCGCGGGTGATCGATCCGATCAAGACCCTGCGGTCGTGGGCCTTCGTGCTGTGCTTCCTGTGCATCGGCCTGTCCACCCGGTTCCGCGACCTGCTCACCTTCGGCCTCGCGCCGTTCTGGGCCTTCACCATCGGGGTGGCGGTCAACGTGCCGCTCGGCTACTTTCTGTCGACCGTCGTGTTCTCGAGGTACTGGAGCAACATCGGCGACATGATGTGAGGCGCGCTCGACGGAGCGACGGGCAGGCGGACACGCCGCGACCACCGGCGCCCGCGATCCCTGGAAAGGAGTGGCCATGACGCAGGACAGGAAGACGCCGCTGCTCGACGAGCTCGAAGAGGGGCCGTGGCCGAGCTTCGTCAGGGAGATCAGGAAGGAGGCCGGCCGGCCGATGGCCAACGATCTCCTCGGCGTGCTCGAGCGCTCCTACCAGGAGCGGGTCAGCCACTGGAAGCACGGCGGCCTGGTCGGCGTGATGGGCTACGGCGGCGGCGTCATCGGGCGCTACAACGATCTGCCCGAGGAGTTCCCCGCCGTCAAGGAGTTCCACACGCTGCGCATCAACCAGCCCTCGGCCTGGTTCTACACCTCCGGGGCCCTGCGCACGCTGTGCGACATCTGTGAGAAGCACGGCTCCGGCCTCACCAACATGCACGGCTCGACCGGCGACATCATCTTCCTCGGCGCGAGCTCGGCGGCGCTCGAGCCCTGCTTCGCCGAGCTCAGCCACCATGGCTGGGACCTCGGCGGCTCGGGGTCCAACATGCGCACCCCGAGCTGCTGCGTCGGCCCGGCGCGCTGCGAGTGGGCGTGCTACGACACCCTGGCAGCCTGCTACGACATCACCCAGACCTTCCAGGACGAGCTGCACCGCCCCTTCTTCCCGTACAAGTACAAGTTCAAGTTCGCCGGCTGCCCCAACGACTGCGTGGCATCGATCGCGCGCGCC
The Thermoanaerobaculales bacterium genome window above contains:
- the dsrA gene encoding dissimilatory-type sulfite reductase subunit alpha — translated: MTQDRKTPLLDELEEGPWPSFVREIRKEAGRPMANDLLGVLERSYQERVSHWKHGGLVGVMGYGGGVIGRYNDLPEEFPAVKEFHTLRINQPSAWFYTSGALRTLCDICEKHGSGLTNMHGSTGDIIFLGASSAALEPCFAELSHHGWDLGGSGSNMRTPSCCVGPARCEWACYDTLAACYDITQTFQDELHRPFFPYKYKFKFAGCPNDCVASIARADCSIIGTWKDDIQVDQAKVRDYAASGTDIGREVCELCPTSCMSWDGSSLAIDNSNCVRCMHCINVLPKALKPGKERGATILIGSKAPIIGGALLSSVFVPFLEMKPPYDDLKELTEAIWELWGEHGKNRERVGEFIQRVGLGNFLDEIGLPPVPEMVMHPRTNPYIFFEEELGEGEEE
- a CDS encoding putative sulfate exporter family transporter, which encodes MDRAISKLWTTEDYWAVWLGLGVVLLALAAYWAGGSIRGWAVTPGSWSAVSQLGGDLARHWGGYLAVFALFGIVFAVSMAIMGRSVGEFVRGFVLLFAGSLAVSYLAGWSVMKKADLGAPLLALLIGLLIGNLVRLPAWFETCLRTEYYIKTGIVLLGATLPLTLIFTAGPIAFLQATIVSVCTWLTIYLAATRFFGLEPQFGAVLGAGGAVCGVSASIAVGGAVKAKKDHIAIGIAVVSVWAIVMILVLSVVVKLMVPAPISPGEAGAWVGTSEFADAAGFAVVAELSAVIESGSLGAADGTPLDADDPINTFTLMKVIGRDMWIGIWCLILSVVSVMFWEKGEGAGRAVGVGVVWERFPKFVLGFFAASILMTAVSARVPADHVGRAQFAGTFRSGAEKIVYDADFTGYLVPPALAAKVSVDAAARELRFEGGGAPMTLREYELLRDAIAAGDPDRRDKIGALKELRRRSDWFEGVLGPRVIDPIKTLRSWAFVLCFLCIGLSTRFRDLLTFGLAPFWAFTIGVAVNVPLGYFLSTVVFSRYWSNIGDMM